From the Anaerolineales bacterium genome, one window contains:
- a CDS encoding EsaB/YukD family protein, with protein MNKIIIGILLGSNKHPAELEIRANIPIRELILPIQKFLDCPANDADGQPFQYWLTTLGGEPLNQNLSLEEAGIKNSMTLILHQGSKLPKEVTQKPEDAEPLFTTTSQRNSERARQQAVQQAASLDPQERRKTPSVPASWKKIRPSG; from the coding sequence ATGAACAAAATAATCATCGGCATCCTCTTAGGCAGCAACAAGCACCCTGCAGAACTTGAGATCAGGGCAAACATTCCAATCAGGGAACTGATCCTGCCGATCCAGAAGTTTTTGGATTGCCCCGCAAATGATGCCGACGGACAACCTTTTCAATATTGGCTTACTACGCTGGGGGGCGAACCACTGAACCAGAACCTCTCACTAGAAGAGGCGGGCATAAAAAACAGCATGACCCTAATCCTCCATCAAGGCAGCAAGCTGCCTAAAGAAGTTACCCAAAAGCCGGAAGACGCAGAACCGCTCTTCACAACCACGTCACAACGCAATAGCGAGCGCGCCCGGCAGCAAGCCGTCCAGCAAGCCGCGTCCTTGGACCCACAGGAGCGGCGAAAAACGCCAAGCGTGCCCGCTTCTTGGAAGAAGATACGCCCATCAGGCTAA
- a CDS encoding M23 family metallopeptidase, with the protein MSKIVVNTEQLRKQARDLQKASDDLRAVSGQISVLINSVNNDVYEGQLTQKIRELLGGVESRAGQLAGGLSELQKELNRRAALFDEANRQTLQCIAPLTRISNFTIDQTTGEIKYAPPPIEKPFPQARQKEITKPVGEGAKFERGVTEKHKGVDISGGGQNLPIVAMMPGTIVWTSIVSAGTIAPDSVEGENALKDSSINYGYGNSLITEYKYDNQSKEIQKQLEQEYGLSKGQSLYAYHAHLDSISVKEGTKVKPGEEIATMGNDGRSTGIHLHLEFAVGSSDSVGSYDEWKVLGKQDPNKLLKD; encoded by the coding sequence ATGAGCAAGATTGTTGTAAACACTGAGCAACTTAGGAAGCAGGCCCGGGACCTTCAAAAAGCCTCGGACGATCTCCGTGCGGTTTCAGGCCAGATCTCGGTTCTGATCAACAGCGTGAACAATGACGTCTATGAGGGCCAATTGACCCAAAAGATCAGGGAGCTTTTAGGGGGTGTGGAGAGCCGGGCGGGCCAGTTGGCAGGCGGTTTAAGTGAACTCCAAAAGGAGTTGAACCGCAGAGCTGCCCTCTTTGATGAAGCCAACCGGCAGACCCTCCAGTGCATTGCTCCACTTACGCGCATTTCCAATTTCACTATCGACCAGACTACTGGAGAAATAAAGTATGCGCCCCCACCTATAGAAAAGCCTTTCCCTCAGGCGAGGCAAAAGGAAATAACAAAGCCTGTAGGTGAAGGGGCGAAGTTTGAGCGTGGAGTTACAGAGAAACACAAAGGAGTAGACATTAGTGGCGGTGGCCAAAACCTGCCAATTGTTGCAATGATGCCGGGAACCATTGTCTGGACGAGCATAGTCAGTGCAGGGACTATTGCCCCAGATTCCGTTGAAGGAGAAAATGCCCTCAAAGATAGCAGCATAAATTATGGATATGGGAATTCATTAATAACGGAATATAAATACGATAACCAAAGTAAAGAAATTCAAAAGCAACTAGAGCAGGAGTACGGCCTTTCCAAAGGACAGTCGCTGTATGCTTACCATGCACATCTGGACTCCATCAGTGTGAAAGAGGGGACGAAAGTAAAACCCGGGGAAGAGATAGCAACCATGGGAAATGATGGCCGATCTACAGGCATCCATTTGCACTTAGAGTTTGCCGTGGGGTCTTCCGACAGTGTTGGATCGTATGATGAGTGGAAAGTGTTAGGAAAGCAAGATCCCAATAAGCTACTCAAAGATTGA
- a CDS encoding WXG100 family type VII secretion target yields MPQLSLEPEEFEKTSLEFRDAAKQLVEMGGRLDERIETLAKTWEQSSEHELIKIYKEWRVQIGEFATNLDKIAEQFEAVTESLYKADS; encoded by the coding sequence ATGCCTCAATTAAGTCTTGAGCCGGAGGAGTTTGAAAAGACTTCACTAGAGTTTCGCGATGCTGCCAAACAGTTGGTTGAAATGGGGGGACGCCTGGACGAAAGAATCGAGACCTTGGCCAAAACTTGGGAGCAATCTTCGGAACACGAGCTTATTAAAATTTATAAAGAATGGCGAGTTCAGATTGGGGAATTTGCGACCAATTTGGACAAGATTGCCGAGCAGTTTGAAGCTGTGACTGAAAGTCTGTATAAGGCTGATAGCTAG